The DNA sequence GCCGCCCTTATCTTAGCATCACGCCTAGGAGCGGGTTCCCCCTCTGCAGGTAACATCGCGGAGTTAGATGCTATTGCAGCCTGTGTGATTGGTGGCACCAGTTTAGCAGGTGGCGTAGGCACGGTGTTTGGAGCAGTAATAGGGGCCTTTATCATGGCCAGTTTAGACAATGGCATGAGCATGATGGATGTTCCCACCTACTGGCAGTCAATCATCAAAGGGAGCATCTTGCTACTGGCAGTATGGATGGACGTAGCCAGTAAAAAACGCGCCTAGAAGCTTAAGGGTAAAGCGGTTGAGGCTGCTTTACCCTTAAGGGTTGCCAATAGATACCGATGTCACCGAAATTGCAGATCCCGCTTAGTAAATCCCACCCCACAGCCACTTTTAGACATATCATTTCGCCAATACTGCTTACTCAACCGAGAGTGTGTGCTCTATCACACTACCATTGACTAATGAGCTACAGTATCTATTTTTCTAAGCAGATCACAATTTGTAATACAATACTATAGTAACTTATTTGCATTAACTAAGACTCAGGAAAAGATAGAATGAAAAAAATCCACCTTAGCTTGCTAGCCTTCAGTGTATTAACGGGTTCCGCTTACGCTACAAGCCCTTCAATGCAAGATCTTACCGCCAAGCTTGACCCCAAGGCAGCACCCGCAGAGAATTTTGATCTATCAAATTGGAAAATCACCCTACCTGAGCTCACTAAAGAAGGCTCCCGTAAAGGTAAAGCCTTAGAAATCGACAAGCATCGCTTAGCAGACACCAAAACGCCGTATATCCACCCTGAGTGGTTCTATACCAATGAACAAACCGGTGCTTTAGTATTCGTGTCACCTAATGAAGCCCCTACCACACCTAACAGTAAAAATACCCGCAGCGAATTACGCGCGATGCTGGCTGAGCATTATGGTGAACCGAAGAATAACTTTGTGGTGGCTTCTCACCCAGAGGCAAAAGAATATGGTGCCATTGGCGGTCAATTAAAAGCCACCTTGTCGGTTGACCAAGTCAGTACCAGCGGCAACCCTAAAAAAAATGGGGCTTATGCTGTCGTCATTGGTCAAATTCATGGGTCAAAAAACGAACCTTTAAAGATATCTTATCGAAAGCTGCCTGAGCATGAGTACGGTTCATTAAGTTGGAACTACGAGCTAAATCCGACTAAAGAGCTGCAGAATGCCAAAGATGAAAATGGTAAAAAACTGCGTAAAGACATTCGTCATGATGTTTTTGGTAAACACAATCTACGCCAAGGTGCTGCAGACCCCAAAGATGGCATCAAGCTAGGTGAAGTCTTCGCTTATGAGGTGAATGTTAAAGGCGATATCATGCACCTCACCTTCATCAAAAACCCAGGTACTGCTGAGGAATTAAGTAAAACCTATGATATTGACCTTACCAAGGGCAACTATCAAGGGCACGACGTTGACTTAGGTTATGGGCAGGACTGGATGTATTTTAAAGCTGGCGCTTATAATCAATGTAACACCAAAAAGAGTAGCTCAAACTGTGAATGGCGCGGAATGGAAGCAGGTGATTACACTCAAGCTAGCTTCTATCAATTAGAGCTTAACCAATAATCCAAGCTCGTCGCCTTACTATACGCGATGTAAGCCCCGCGTGGTGAGTCAGCAATGCACTAAAACTTACTAAGCCAGAACCTAGGTTCTGGCTTTTTTTATTAAAATATTAACTAGGCTTAACGATTACCTCAATAAACTCTGCCCAAGAGAAGCTAAGATAGTCAGATGACTATGCATAGCGCTACTCCTCACGGTGACTATCAACTATATTTGCGTGATAATCTATTAATAGCCAGCGCTCAAGGGCCTTGCCCCCCTCTGCCATAATTTTTGTCGTGACTTCATACAACTCGGTAAATCATTACGCCAGCCCTGGGCACACATGGTATTACTGAACAATAGGAACTAGCGGTACCTGAAGTGGAACAAGAGATTTGCCAATTACAGCAATGGTGTATTAAAAAAGGCATGAGCCATGTGGCTCAGGTATTCAGCTTTTCACCGCTGAAGGCATTTCAACTGCAGCGCATGCTCCCTGAAGAACAACGTTACCAGAAAGGAGGTGGCTTCAGCGGCTGAGCCAACAAGGATTTATCAGCGCCACTTCGATTATGTCGCCTGAACCAATCTATAAGGACTTTTCAAAAGCGTAATAGCTGTATTGATTTCGACCTTTTGCTTTAGCTCTATACATTGCAACATCCGCATTGCGTATCAATACCTCAGGATCCTGCCCATCTACTGGGTATAAGCTAATACCGATGCTCGCATGAACCGGCTGAGGTTGAGGCCCTAAGTTAATTTCTTGCGCTAAACGACGTAACACTTTGCTGGCTATTTCAGAGGCATCCTGGCCTTCTTTAATGCCCTCTAAGGCCAACATAAATTCATCGCCGGCAAAACGGGCAACACAGTCTTCAGCCCTTACCGTGTCGTGTAATACTTTGGCCACTTGTTTCAACAGTCTGTCCCCGACATCATGACCAAAACTATCATTAATTTGCTTGAAATTATCTAAGTCGATAAATACCACTGCAAGCGTGGTATTGTGCCGCTGAGCTCGATGTATCATAGATTTTAGCTGCTCGATAAATAAGCCGCGATTAGGCAAATCAGTCAAACTATCGTGGCTTGCCATATAGCGAAGGTGTATCGCGTTATTCTTTAATTCATCTATTTGAGTGTTTATTTGTTGTGACATTGAGATAAAGGTATTAGCTAACAGGCCGATCTCATCGCTACGCTGACTAGGTAAAAGCTTAGTCACAGGTATTTCTCCAGCCCTGTATGCTTGCACTACCGAGACCATATTGCGAATCGGTCGTGATAATACCCTAGCAAATAACAATGAGGTAAGTAGGCCTAGTAAACTCAAGGCTAAACTCACCTTAATCATCGAACCCGCTAAGGAATCAATAATCGCGCCCAAGGTAGGCAAGGGACTGGCTAAACCCATTACCGCTAACCGTTGACTCGCGGGCGGCCCATAGAATAGAGGCGTAAACGACACCGCTCGCTGATAGCGAATATCAGTTGAAGAATCTAATACGTAAGTTAGGGCTTGGTAATTATCGAACATACTTTCCATTCTCGGAAAGTCATGTTGAATCAAATAGCGATGGCCAAAGTGAAAACCAAATTGTTTATCAGGGTTAGGATTAACCAAATAATCTCCCTGTTGATTTGCTAAGTATATTTCTACACCCTCGGGCAAATCGGCTTGCAACTGGCTAAATAAATTTTCTAAACCAACATTGATGACAATTAAGCCGATAGTTTGGCCGTCAATATGCACAGGCGCGGCAACTTTCAGGGTGGGTTGGTGTAGGCCAAGCTCTACCCCCCGCTCGGTATGAATATCAATAGCAGAAAGATAGACATCTCCTGCAGGTAAACGCAGTGTTCGAAATACGTAAGGGTAGTGAGATTTTTCTTCTAATAAACTGTCTTCAATGGCCACTAAACCATCACGAAGCCGGTCAACTCTAACCAGTTCTTTTCCAAAGTCTGCCGCACTAATAAAGCGAATTTGAAAATACGAAGGGTTAAGTCGCAGCTTTTGTTTAAAAATGTCGCTTAGCTGTTGACGGGTATCTTTAGAATATCGAGTTGTTTGCGGGATAGCACTCAAGAACAAGGTATCCTTTACTATTTCATCGATGGTTCGAATAAATCCACGGGTTAATATTTGAGTTGTTGTTGCTAATTCGCGTTCGGCGCTTTCTGCTAATAAACCGCGACTTTCATGATAACTGACGGTGGC is a window from the Agarivorans sp. TSD2052 genome containing:
- a CDS encoding polysaccharide lyase family 7 protein; protein product: MKKIHLSLLAFSVLTGSAYATSPSMQDLTAKLDPKAAPAENFDLSNWKITLPELTKEGSRKGKALEIDKHRLADTKTPYIHPEWFYTNEQTGALVFVSPNEAPTTPNSKNTRSELRAMLAEHYGEPKNNFVVASHPEAKEYGAIGGQLKATLSVDQVSTSGNPKKNGAYAVVIGQIHGSKNEPLKISYRKLPEHEYGSLSWNYELNPTKELQNAKDENGKKLRKDIRHDVFGKHNLRQGAADPKDGIKLGEVFAYEVNVKGDIMHLTFIKNPGTAEELSKTYDIDLTKGNYQGHDVDLGYGQDWMYFKAGAYNQCNTKKSSSNCEWRGMEAGDYTQASFYQLELNQ
- a CDS encoding GGDEF domain-containing protein, giving the protein MSRFISLRFGLWFAMFGILASIVTATVSYHESRGLLAESAERELATTTQILTRGFIRTIDEIVKDTLFLSAIPQTTRYSKDTRQQLSDIFKQKLRLNPSYFQIRFISAADFGKELVRVDRLRDGLVAIEDSLLEEKSHYPYVFRTLRLPAGDVYLSAIDIHTERGVELGLHQPTLKVAAPVHIDGQTIGLIVINVGLENLFSQLQADLPEGVEIYLANQQGDYLVNPNPDKQFGFHFGHRYLIQHDFPRMESMFDNYQALTYVLDSSTDIRYQRAVSFTPLFYGPPASQRLAVMGLASPLPTLGAIIDSLAGSMIKVSLALSLLGLLTSLLFARVLSRPIRNMVSVVQAYRAGEIPVTKLLPSQRSDEIGLLANTFISMSQQINTQIDELKNNAIHLRYMASHDSLTDLPNRGLFIEQLKSMIHRAQRHNTTLAVVFIDLDNFKQINDSFGHDVGDRLLKQVAKVLHDTVRAEDCVARFAGDEFMLALEGIKEGQDASEIASKVLRRLAQEINLGPQPQPVHASIGISLYPVDGQDPEVLIRNADVAMYRAKAKGRNQYSYYAFEKSL